In Geitlerinema sp. PCC 9228, a single genomic region encodes these proteins:
- a CDS encoding tetratricopeptide repeat protein, whose amino-acid sequence MQATNQQPKQAQDLQQQAEAKLSQGAANEAISLCQQALEMEPHSGMACKTLGNAMQRLGRTEEAKQWYEKAVAVEPELAAGHANLGSWYAQQGQWQQAVASYQRAVELQPDLAGVHRNLAKVWQQLGEEEKALTARLQAAALEPEKAGSAEHVALGDAMVQRQRWSEAVACYRRALPEPVGVSPRAYPHPDIYRKLAYALQQGGHKQEAVKVWQQIYQITGEQSQKNGQQNGTARQKQKPQGTAEDYLQRAEAGLKQRQWDTVVSLCQQALRLNPNLALAYKVQGNALQALGEVEAARRCFVKAIALDPQLAAAYANLGSLYAQQQRLEKAAQCYQQAIQLQPDFAGAYRNLARVWNQLGREDEAIQCWEMSLTLEPEKATPEALVQVGNRLLSQNLDRALACYQRALRLNDRYAPAYQQCGTVYARQGKLQEASQAYQQALRLDGKLVDAYHGLGRVCVAAGQLQDAASCFQEALRLGSAQAASELYEELGDVLARLGQVDKALQCYQQSGSQSQRWQARQRMGDIYREQGRLQEAADAYREAVRLNPEHFWSYHFLGDVLSGLECWEEAVQAYREAVRLEPEHSWSHNSMGDALLHLERWEEAVDAYREAIRLHGEFSWSHNSLGDALLRLERWQEAVDAYREAIRLNPEFSWSYSNLGNALRQLERWQEAVDAYRQATRLNPDFPWSWFYLGEGLVRLERWHEAVEALQQAVRLQEDLPGVDEWLADALRMRAKIDLQEAVGYYRRAISANPDKEKLYHKALDAKLDDADLYLQLGNVLSRQGRWDRAIAFYQMALQFDPENAEASHQLGQAYEKKI is encoded by the coding sequence ATGCAAGCGACGAACCAGCAGCCAAAGCAGGCACAAGACCTCCAACAGCAGGCAGAGGCAAAATTGTCCCAGGGCGCGGCGAATGAGGCAATTTCCCTGTGCCAGCAAGCGTTGGAAATGGAACCCCATTCGGGGATGGCTTGCAAGACGTTGGGGAATGCCATGCAGCGGCTGGGTCGCACAGAAGAGGCGAAGCAATGGTACGAGAAGGCAGTGGCAGTAGAGCCAGAGTTGGCGGCGGGTCATGCGAATTTGGGTAGTTGGTACGCCCAGCAGGGGCAGTGGCAGCAGGCGGTGGCTTCCTACCAGCGCGCGGTAGAGCTACAGCCGGATTTGGCGGGGGTACATCGGAATTTGGCCAAGGTTTGGCAGCAGTTGGGTGAGGAAGAAAAAGCATTGACAGCGCGGTTGCAGGCGGCGGCGTTGGAACCGGAAAAGGCAGGCAGTGCGGAACATGTGGCGTTGGGCGATGCTATGGTACAGCGGCAGCGGTGGTCGGAGGCTGTTGCGTGTTACCGGCGGGCGCTACCAGAACCTGTAGGGGTAAGCCCCCGTGCTTACCCCCATCCCGATATCTATCGCAAGTTAGCCTATGCTTTGCAGCAGGGGGGACACAAGCAAGAGGCTGTGAAGGTTTGGCAGCAGATTTATCAAATTACGGGCGAGCAAAGTCAGAAAAACGGGCAGCAGAATGGTACGGCGCGTCAGAAACAAAAGCCTCAAGGAACGGCGGAAGATTATTTACAGCGGGCGGAAGCTGGATTGAAACAGCGGCAGTGGGATACGGTGGTGTCGTTGTGCCAGCAGGCGTTGCGGTTGAACCCGAATTTGGCTTTGGCATACAAAGTTCAGGGAAATGCGTTGCAGGCTTTGGGCGAAGTGGAGGCGGCGCGGCGCTGTTTTGTAAAAGCGATCGCGTTGGACCCGCAGCTGGCGGCGGCGTATGCGAATTTGGGAAGTTTGTATGCCCAGCAGCAGCGGTTGGAGAAGGCGGCGCAGTGCTACCAGCAGGCGATTCAGCTACAGCCGGATTTTGCGGGGGCGTACCGCAATTTGGCGCGGGTTTGGAATCAGTTGGGTCGCGAGGATGAAGCGATTCAGTGTTGGGAAATGTCGCTGACGTTGGAACCGGAGAAGGCGACGCCGGAAGCGTTGGTGCAGGTGGGGAATCGGTTGTTAAGCCAGAATTTGGACCGGGCGTTGGCTTGCTACCAGCGGGCGTTGCGGTTGAACGATCGCTATGCGCCGGCGTACCAGCAGTGCGGCACGGTGTATGCGCGGCAGGGCAAGTTGCAGGAGGCTTCCCAGGCGTACCAGCAGGCGTTGCGGTTGGATGGCAAGTTGGTGGATGCGTACCACGGTTTGGGTCGCGTGTGTGTGGCGGCGGGGCAGCTACAGGATGCGGCGAGTTGTTTTCAGGAGGCGCTTCGGCTGGGTTCGGCGCAAGCGGCGAGTGAGCTTTATGAGGAGTTGGGTGATGTGTTGGCGCGGTTGGGGCAGGTAGATAAGGCGTTGCAGTGCTACCAGCAGTCGGGGTCTCAGTCGCAGCGGTGGCAGGCACGGCAGCGGATGGGGGATATTTATCGGGAACAAGGTCGCTTGCAGGAGGCGGCGGATGCGTATCGCGAGGCGGTGCGATTGAATCCGGAGCATTTTTGGTCGTATCATTTTCTGGGGGATGTACTCAGCGGTTTGGAATGCTGGGAGGAGGCGGTGCAGGCGTATCGGGAAGCGGTGCGGTTGGAGCCGGAGCATTCTTGGTCGCACAACAGTATGGGGGATGCGCTGTTGCATCTGGAACGCTGGGAAGAGGCGGTGGATGCTTATCGGGAAGCGATTCGGCTGCATGGGGAGTTTTCTTGGTCGCACAATAGTTTGGGCGATGCGTTGTTGCGGTTGGAACGTTGGCAGGAGGCGGTGGATGCCTATCGGGAGGCGATTCGGTTGAATCCGGAGTTTTCTTGGTCGTACAGCAATTTGGGTAATGCGTTGCGGCAGTTGGAACGTTGGCAGGAGGCGGTGGATGCTTATCGGCAGGCGACGCGGTTGAATCCGGATTTTCCTTGGTCGTGGTTTTATTTGGGGGAAGGTTTGGTGCGGTTGGAACGCTGGCACGAGGCGGTGGAGGCGTTGCAGCAGGCGGTGAGGTTACAGGAAGATTTGCCGGGGGTGGATGAGTGGCTGGCGGATGCGTTGCGGATGCGGGCGAAGATAGATTTGCAGGAGGCTGTGGGGTATTACCGTCGGGCGATTTCGGCGAATCCGGATAAGGAAAAGTTGTATCACAAGGCGTTGGATGCGAAGCTGGATGATGCGGATTTGTATTTGCAGTTGGGAAATGTGCTGTCGCGGCAGGGTAGATGGGATAGGGCTATTGCTTTTTATCAGATGGCGTTGCAGTTTGACCCGGAGAATGCGGAGGCTAGCCATCAGTTAGGTCAGGCATACGAAAAAAAAATCTAA
- a CDS encoding tetratricopeptide repeat protein has protein sequence MSEALVCYRQAVEMVPDCAEYQLGLAGVLERIGKLEEAIAAYRRVVALQADNSMAYGKLGWLLSQREEWQEAAVYLQKAVDVNPAMPLGIYEAWGKAIAASSQS, from the coding sequence ATGTCTGAGGCGTTGGTTTGTTACCGTCAGGCGGTGGAAATGGTGCCGGATTGTGCGGAGTACCAATTGGGATTGGCGGGAGTTTTGGAAAGAATTGGTAAGTTGGAGGAAGCGATAGCAGCATACCGTCGGGTGGTGGCGTTACAAGCAGACAATAGCATGGCGTATGGAAAGTTGGGGTGGTTGCTGTCGCAGCGGGAAGAATGGCAAGAAGCGGCTGTCTATTTGCAAAAGGCGGTCGATGTGAATCCGGCTATGCCTTTGGGAATTTATGAGGCATGGGGAAAGGCTATTGCTGCTAGTTCCCAATCGTGA